The segment TCAGAGATTAAATAAATTTACAATCGCTTTACTTCGTAGGTCATAGCACCTTTATTTCCTAGGTTATCATAGAAACTGATAAACCTAAGCTTATAATAAAATCCATCTTTATCCTTGATGATAAAATTTTTATCTGGTACAATCGTATATAACCCATCATCAAAATTATAAAACTTCCAAGAGTAACCAATGATGTCAGCCTTGCTTCTGAATTCATACTTAGCGGTGTCGCTTAAAGTGATATCGAAGAAGTCATCTGCAGTCATGCAGGTATGCACACCATTAGGATTGCTTAAAACTCCAAGTACATTATAGGGGTATGGGTCTCCTTCGTTTGTGAATAGTAGAGTGGAATATCGTGAGAATTTCAAGGTCCAATCTTCTTTTGGAGGCTCTATTGGAAGTATTCCATTTTCGAAAGAAAGATGAACATAATTCAGATTCTCGTTCTTCTCAATCCTCTCTGTCTTCTCGTCAGAACCATCTAAATTAGCATAACGAATGATATAATTACCCTCCTCTATATCGAGGCTGAATTTCTTAAATCCTAGAGCGTTAAAATCTCCATCTACTCCTCTATCCAATACATATACCTGCTTTTTGGAAACTAGGTTTTCCCCATCTGTTTTATACCAAAACCCGATGGCAGTACTGTCTAAATTCCCGCTTGAAACATCATAATTCATTTCTAATCCTTCGGCAG is part of the Lentimicrobium sp. L6 genome and harbors:
- a CDS encoding HmuY family protein codes for the protein MIIPHRYISFLAFFGILVFLSSCFKEDEKVAAPEPSDLETMVTNVGETYSYQAFVDLNTFEEVASNNIKVWDLAFECKEDSMHVILNSALMMLAGNTYDTNFDTVESAEGLEMNYDVSSGNLDSTAIGFWYKTDGENLVSKKQVYVLDRGVDGDFNALGFKKFSLDIEEGNYIIRYANLDGSDEKTERIEKNENLNYVHLSFENGILPIEPPKEDWTLKFSRYSTLLFTNEGDPYPYNVLGVLSNPNGVHTCMTADDFFDITLSDTAKYEFRSKADIIGYSWKFYNFDDGLYTIVPDKNFIIKDKDGFYYKLRFISFYDNLGNKGAMTYEVKRL